One Helianthus annuus cultivar XRQ/B chromosome 7, HanXRQr2.0-SUNRISE, whole genome shotgun sequence genomic region harbors:
- the LOC110866836 gene encoding glutamic acid-rich protein-like, protein MKEKSAIDELTKLEDFCETRNDWYTREEKEKKKKGGKRTPTPKVQAEEGSSSQPQKKRKKKTVETLLVDEPEEDETEANVEKDQEQLTPKTERLLKDIDDTLEAEKAASKKVVDDEEKSLSGSEDDVDAEVDRWIKENYDPRDRETQKKRKRSSGDDDDETYVPPEDVQVVTPPSSGESTVLEKLVDFSFVNDDLVKELQTKVNEVLKKSQRDEQNEYFKLKNKELEAKNAKKEHEEYMLKKVLEDLIGKLIEQKFEEIELAEVRARREAEMEAGMKDKGKGVPVEDDVQVTEREIVLTELQRVWKKVT, encoded by the exons ATGAAAGAAAAAAGTGCAATCGATGAATTAACGAAGTTAGAAGATTTCTGTGAAACACGAAATGATTGGTATAcaagagaagaaaaagaaaagaagaaaaaaggcGGAAAGAGAACTCCTACACCAAAAGTCCAAGCTGAAGAAGGATCATCTTCTCAACCACAGAAGAAACGTAAAAAGAAAACGGTTGAAACATTGCTGGTTGATGAACCAGAAGAAGATGAGACAGAAGCTAACGTTGAAAAAGATCAAGAACAGTTAACTCCTAAAACTGAGCGATTGTTGAAAGATATTGATGATACTTTAGAAGCTGAGAAAGCAGCTAGTAAAAAGGTAGTTGATGATGAAGAGAAGAGTTTATCTGGTTCAGAAGATGATGTTGATGCTGAAGTTGATCGTTGGATTAAAGAAAACTATGATCCAAGAGATAGAGAAACacaaaagaagagaaagaggagtTCGGGTGACGATGATGATGAAACCTATGTTCCACCAGAGGATGTTCAGGTTGTAACACCACCATCTTCAGGAG AGAGTACAGTTCTTGAAAAGCTTGTTGATTTTAGCTTTGTGAATGATGATCTTGTGAAGGAGTTGCAAACGAAGGTGAATGAGGTGTTAA AAAAGTCTCAAAGGGATGAGCAGAATGAATACTTTAAGTTGAAAAATAAAGAATTAGAAGCCAAGAATGCTAAAAAGGAACATGAAGAGTATATGTTAAAGAAAGTGTTGGAAGATTTGATTGGTAAGCTGATTGAGCAAAAGTTTGAAGAGATAGAACTTGCGGAAGTTAGAGCAAGACGTGAAGCTGAAATGGAAGCTGGAatgaaagataagggtaaaggTGTTCCAGTTGAAGATGATGTTCAAGTGACTGAAAGAGAAATTGTTCTGACTGAGCTGCAAAGAGTTTGGAAGAAAGTAACATGA